Within the Cydia pomonella isolate Wapato2018A chromosome 3, ilCydPomo1, whole genome shotgun sequence genome, the region CtcgaattttaaaatttatagatttgaattttgattatacaatactctttattacacctCACAGAGATAAATAATGACATTTggatagaggtaacaacaggtggtcttatcgcttaGGAACAATCTCTTCAAGACAAACTTTGGGTTTTGGTTTGATTATCTTTGCTGAACCGATATTGGGTCGGTGGAAAACCTAAGCATTTATACATACGGGCCATCTTTGTGGTATCATGGCTGAAATGCAAGCCCAGCAAGACCCTCATGAATCATTCTGTCTGTCATAGAGATTGGGACAGAGACGGGTGCGTGATTGCCAGTGTGCGGGGTCCACAGTCCGGATTGTGAATAAGCGCCGATAACGAGGTCTCCAGATAACGCGGTTCCGGGACAGCTACCCAAGACCTTGATCGCCGAACAAATATTGTCTGGTCTAATTATGTCGTATCCTGCCGGATTTGTGACTGTTTGTAAATAACCTAATTTACTAAGTCATTGAGGGTATTTTGGTTTGATTCATACCTGTGGTTACATTTTCCTTAATTGTGAAATGCCTTATGAAAGCTTCGCTGCTGTTTTCTATTTTGCCCCGGAACTAGTGGTACCTGGTTGTCCTGCCTACCTTGGGTACCTATAGTAACGTCAACGTTTCCATATGATTCAGAGGAGACGTTGGGTGTGGATGACGTTGGTAATCCACTGGCCGTGCATCGTAGGGTTAATATTCTTAGAAGATCCCTTCGAAAGGTCAGAGAGCCTCCTGAAAATGTATGTACCCACGAAATTTCgttggtacggtcacgtctgaaaatacaGATACGGAtgataaagttcttaaaatattatataccttTAGCCATCAGTACTTTCAATATGTTGTTTCAGgcacctatttttttttttcttatactacgtcggtggcaaacaagcacacggcccgcctgatggtaagcaatctccgtagcctatgtacgcctgcaactccagaggagttacatgcgcgttgccgaccctaaacccccccccccccccctcgttgacctttatctacaactatgccaGAATCACTTAATTCTATTCCCGAACACAACATTGAAATGTTGAATGATGCTATGCAAAATTGCTAGACGAACTTTACGATCATGTCAAGGTTCTCATGGTACAATTGAAAAATAGGTATCATAGTACTTAGTAGTGGACTACTGGAGGTCCAGAGTTGAAAATATgaatgaataataatataagtaacgCTATATGTTATGTAGGCACATGATGAATAAAACGAGGTTAAGGGATAAAAGGCATCAGCCTGATCACGCTTAACGCGACTGCATTTTATCACCCTGCTTACAACATGACATCACCCCCACTTCAGGCGGTGACCTAAATACAACAATTAACAACAAATAGATCCAATATTTTTAAACTGCGAGATAACCTTTAACAATATCTCGTTTGACTAAAGCCGGCGAGCATCAGTTGTGTTTAGTTTCTCTGTGAAGTGATACCAAGGTGTGTCGATGTCTGCGGAGTACAGCGCGAGGATCACGGTGACTGGCGGAATGGGGGGCAACGGGGACGTGTACAAGAGGACCTTTAATGGGAGCTGCGCTGTGGGGCTCAAGAAGGGAAAGGGTTCCATTGCCCAGAGAGCTGAAGCGTACTTGCAGGCTGTGAGCAAAAGCCAGGGGCCGTCGCCCAAGGGTAAGGATTTTTTAATTCTTCCGTTTCATTGTTATCCTGAGAGAATCTGGACGGGACAATATTTACGATTTCTTGACAGAACTATTTGTTGTAGTCAAAATTTTAGATTCGATTTCAACGTTTTCCCCAATTCAAGTGAAAATGGTTATTTGAAACTTGTTATAtgtgttatttatgttgttatatGATAATGTTTTGGCCGTTCGTTCTTCCCTTAAACAACTTGCAACTTCCATAACCCTTGCGTAGATGTTTGCGTACGCCTACGCATATGAGTGTTTACTTTGATAGTGTAATTGTTTTTACAATCGAACTTTCTCTGACGTACAATAGCTGGCGTGATGTCCATCACGTGTGTAACAGGACTTTCAATTTTATGCAACGTAATATACAATACAGGCCCATTATACCATGATCTCCAGTGCCACATACTTGTTGCGGTTCTAGCGTTCACCAACATGCTGGTTTCTTGAAATCAATAATCACAGACTAGAAGTTAGTGTTCCATCATCATCTGTCTTAAACCTTATCGCAAAGACATAAAGTCCATCAATGGTTAGTGAAGAGTGTTGTTGTTATATTTGTCAGATCATGTTAGCAAAGGTCAGTTGATAATTAGATAATTACGAGTGCATTAGACATTATCGGGGGCAAGGGTTGCTTACTAAGCTGCTGGCCAAGTTAGTGGCTGGTGAATGGACGTAGTTTAGTGTTCCGCTGGTCCGCGGTTGATTGACTCATAGCCTCACTGGTCGTACTTTCAACtaagtaaatttttattttattataatatgtaccaGCTACCTACAGAAACTATGTTTTTAGATTTTGTGCGGTAGTGTTTCttcttataaaaattatacttaaatatgtatcagaGCACCATCATACCACCTACCTCAACCTGTGTTCCAACAATAGTGTTGTCATAATGTGTTTGcggttatttttaatatgttaaggggtttttaaatatgtttttatatgtttgaTTTCAAAACTATCAAAGTACCAAATGCTACTTtcaaatgaataaaaattatatgaacTACTCGTGCTGGATCAGGAAAATAAGTGCCACAATCAGACAGtgcgaaacttttttttttgtttttgttttataggacactattacacaaattgactaagtcccacagtaagctcaataaggcttgtgttgagggtacttagacaacgatatatataatatataaatatttataaatacttaaatacatagaaaacacctatgactcaggaacaaatatccatgctcatcacacaaataaatgcctttaccaggatttgaacccgggaccatcggcttcataggcagggtcactacccactaggccagaccggtcgtcgaaacaAACGTTTAaacaaagttatttgttttcgatTGTTTTGAATTTTCCCAAGGCGCTTTTGAAACGAGTATGTCATCTATAATATCAGGTTTAGTTGTTGACAAATCGGGTGTTTATTTATCTTGTATCTTGTATCTTGTAAAACACgcataaaaaaagaatattgtTGCAGTGACTGCATCATCGAAGCCACAGCTGCCGCGCCTGGAGGTGGTGTCGCGGGTCGCCGCCATCCCCATTGTGGAGTCCGGGATCGGGGTCACGGAGAAGATATACTTCAGGATCAAGGTAGGTCTACATtacattgtgtttttttttatgattctctcattatcatcatcatttcaaTGGGTGCAAACAGCGGAGCGTCCGGCGCGGCACCCATAGTAGATACAAataccccacactagcgtctcctgAACGTCGTATATGAAACTATGATCCGTCAGCGTATTTAGAGCACCGGTGTGGAGAGCAGTATGTGGCAAAATCGTGACGTGTACGGCATTTCACTGCGGTTGCGCACCGTCAGCGTATTTTGAGCAGCAGTGTGGCtaacccgagtggttatgtggggcTCCCGTGTAGGCTGATGAGTTGATATCGCCGGACGCCGCAGAGGGGcttacattgtatgtaaaatttgagcttcaGGGGGATGTCTGTACCTGCATACGCCCGTGCTCCATCCTGTACTGAAGCGGACCCCCGAATTCGCCACAAGGGGAGGCCACGGGTCCCAGAAAATTCCCCGGCACCCGGTGACAGATAAGATctatggttctgccgcaaaaccacaactcggctgcagaggacagggagaccGGCGCACtataacaccgacactcctcatTCTCTGCAGCCCCATCAACGCCGCTACAGctgaacggccccgccaaggtcgcaggggtaGGGAGAGTAGCGCACCGTAAAACCATCACGCCTCTTACCCTGTGATCCCACCTTGGCCGCCGcagatagggagaacggctcaccgcaataccgacactcctcttcctcgacggtccacctacAACGCGTCACAAACGGGCCCACAAGCCCACTTGGAGTGTCCTCTTGGAGCCATCCCGCaactcaaacaggccggccgtGGTTGCCTCTTTGTTTCACCGTGGGTGATCAAGCAGCGGTTACTAAGCCTCTCCACCACGACgaggtgggcaacccgcggggggatCTGAGTCTTCTGAACTAAGCTGGACCCGATCAGTCAACAACCCTTAAACACCCCTGGGCTTCCACTACAAATTATTTTCACTGAAAGTGTAAACTCTGAAGTGTAATATGTAAGTAATACGTTTGTGTACTTTGGTGAAACACTTTTTGGAAATCTCCGCCATAGCAGTATTTGTAATCGACCGTAATAGTTGTCCCGGATTAAAATAGACTAATGCAACTTACTACAAAAACTGGTCGCTAAAGGCGTGGTCACTTGGTTGGGCTTTTGGCTCAGTAAACATTAGAAGAATATTGGACATACGACTAAGATGTACGAGATGAAATGTAGTCCTTATTTCATATCTCTGAAGAAAGTATGCAGCTTCGCACTTCCAGTTTGTCACGTGGCGGGGTCAGCGGGCACAGATAAGCCTGTTTACAGACTATTACAGACACATCAAAAGCGTATTTTGAGACATTAATCTCCCATCCCTGATAAGACCTACTTTATTGCAGTATTACGATTTACTTTATgacatataaaaattaatataataattcagcctatatagcCACTCTGCTGGGCACAGGCTCTCATGCTCGAAAGGGTTTGGGCTATAGCCCCTACGCTGGACCAATGCGGGTTGGAGACtttacatacacctttgaatttcttcgcggatgtatgcaggtttctttacgatgttttccttcaccgtaaaactagtggtaaatatcacatcatgtttcgtacataagttccgaaaaactcattggcacgagtcaggatttgaaccgacgacgtccggattgaaagtcggacatcGGACGTCAGATCCACTTGGCCACTACCGACTTTTTGACTTACCTGCCGAATTAGAAGGGGGTGATGTAAACAGGGGCTGTGTAAAATGTTAGTATGTATGATCATGAAACATGTGGctgattactttatttttgtttcattagACATCTACCAGCCTTAATGCtagcagttctaacctaactgAAATGATTTCCTTGTTGCCTACTTGTCTGTTTCTCTTCATTGCTGCCCCTTCGACTCTAGCTATCTTCTGATACTTCCATCCGGAACTGCCATCTTATTAAGATAGCCATTAGATATTTACGTGCCATTTCTCTCTGCCTTGAAAAGTTGACATATGCACATATCAACTGTTTGAGGCATCTAACGCTAGTAACCTTCCAGGAGTCGAACCCCCTGTTCCGCTGGTACCTGTCCCTGTACGAGAAGACGCTGAGCACGGGCGTCCAGCTGGCGCTTCCAGCAGTGCAGCTGCTGGAGTCGCCCATCCATCAGCTGGACCGGTTCCTGTGCGCGTCGCTGGACGTGGTGGAGAAGAGAGTGCCCTCTATACATCTGCCTCCGCAAACTGTAAGTGACGCGGTATGGTATGACTACTGTCTAATATTGGATGATATTCTCATTATATTCAAGAACTGACATAATATCTTCAGTAGGAAAATATGAGTAGGTAAGCAAGCCTCAGGCCCCAGGACCACATGTCGAATGTCGCTGGGGACAAGTGCCAGTGCCAACataaacttttattaatttaggtacttattatgaCCGACCACCGTCGGTAACGAAATCTAGAGTGGATACTGTCATTAAGGGTAGGGTACGGACAAAGATTATCATTAtgtatagtaggtatatatttaaggaacctcgacacgaaataagaaaaataagtgTTTACTTAGGTACCTAAAACCGGGGCTGACTCTGTCGAAGTGTACAGTAGTATCTTAGATAACTGACAAAAGAATGATAACCAATTCCCATATATGCAGATGTACAGTGAAACCCGACAGTACGTTCTCCGGCGGGCGGACTCCGTGAAGCAACTCGGCACTGCCGTGCTGGACTCCCGCGTTACCTGCGCGACCGCCAGCGCGCTGGACCGCGCGCTGTCCACCGCCGACAAGTACGTGGACAAGTACCTGCCGCCCGACACCAAGGACCCCGTGGACGGTCAGTAGTAGCCATGTAGTGACTATAGGCTCGTGCTGGACTCGCGGCGACCAGCACGCCCAGCGTGCTGGAGCGCGCGGTCTACACACTGTTTGACGTCCTTTCACCTAGCAGACAGCTGGCGTGtggtaaatgtaaaaaaaaagtaaatttttaaagacattttttatctttgttattatttCTCGAGTAATTCTGTAAAATTATCTGtgacatttatgcttgaaatttatgctctaattcataagctatcgaatgattattattttttgaatgtgggacaggtaaatggacagataatggtatattaaccaagtgcagtcgtgtttaaAGCCATAAAACTTTGgaagggtgcatttttaaaatggttgagaaaaaacataggtatggggagtgatttttctataaaattcatcgtattatacgtggttaacggctccactatacgtgcacaaacacataTATAATAGATCTAAGGCCAAAGGTATTATACAACCTTTGGGTTATGCCCGgaaagatggcgccactttttgatatttaacaaatttaatacatatcagtgaaagaatgaggatcaaagttaaatggcgttgtaaaagttttaatcgtgtgtcgaaagatggcagtaaatttactgtggctaaaaagttttctttgacaatccacctctatttcaaattctccttGATATAGCCTCGTGACTTTTCATGCAACTGTCGTCCCgttatatttttccttttcgTTTGGAGTTTGTCGTTGAACGATTGTCATGTCGGCCAGGCCCCTTGATACTACACAGTGTCCAAGCTATATTCAGCTGCCAAACTAGAACAGGCCTCCTGACAGTACACAGTGGGCAAGCGATATTTAGCCGCCAAACTAGAACATAAATAAAGCAGGTCTATAATTATCTCGGAATGAAGCACATCGGCAGTTTCCGTCGGCGATACGCGCATCCTCGAACCCTGTCTGGCGCTTCGTCTAATTGGCTCTTATCCTTATCACGGCGACCCTTCGGCCTTTACCACCGATATATATTAGGGGCGCGAGGACTAACTAACTAGACCCTTATTGATTTATAGTTTTTGGCTATTCTTTCATGTGTTTAGGTATACTTCAGGTTTTATGATCAGAAAGAACTTTGCAAAAGTAGCACTAAGTTAGAACTTTGCAAAAGTAGCACCGAGTTAGAAGTTTGCAAAAGTAGCATAAAGTTAGAAGTCGCGGTTTAAGCGGAAAATTATGGAGTAGGTAAATATTGAGTCATTTTAGACTAGAGGTAGAGGCATTATTATACCATACCTCATGATTAGTTAAACggagttctttctaatgcttgagagggaagaatagctttttgaatgtaATAGCTTTCTGGagctgtcactgaacgacctaactttaacctacattatttgatcgtgTAATGGTCTCacctaccctcaactggcttaaggagtcatttgagggtagattttgtttacgtttatttaaatacctaaatgtaCAGACTATACTCGTATTCGTTAATTGGCCGAGTGCACGACGATGGCAGCGCCGCCTAGCGTTGGTAACTGAGTAGGCGCTCAAGAATAATGAGcgcaacaaaataaagattattccttAAAAACTAATGTATAATGCATTTTAATGCGCGAATTCTATTCGTTTCTAATGTTAGACACATTTAGTTTTTGGCTTTATTGAAAATAGTAagaattatttgtgtatttaatattgttatatcAATATTCTTCGTTGATCTTTCGTTACAAATCAAAGGAAAAACTgtatgttttattatgttttgataGCATACCTCGTGATCCTCATCTAGGGAATACGTATGatgcttttaaatataaaaatgttcttTTTATGGATTTTAAACAGCAACTTACACCTATATTACGATTATGTTATCTCGTTCGTCATCGTTCTCGGCCATACGCTTGACTTgacaatttaatttgttgatgattaatattatattcgtgatagctttgcaaataccagattatatgtgatctttttttagaagttaagaatgggtatagtaagttatccttaaaatataggtatatactatCGCAGACTTTTTTGTAGATCAATCAAAGAGAGACAATCTCATCATACATTGTGTTTTATATaacaaacggattaggcagcatTTTCGGTTAAGCTCCTAGACAGGGTGATTTTTTTCCGACATATGTAgcaaacatcgtcatattttCATCAATTTACACAacaccttaacaaattatacacctaaaccttcctcaagaatcactctattgataggtaaaAACCAACTGaaaatccatttaaaaaaaaaataacgctttaaaaaaaatacatttttatccaTCAATAAATAATATGGTCACTGTACTCGCTTGTTTCGATTCGTGCAATACTATGGCAAGCACATTTCACTAGGGAGGGATGTTAGAGTCAGAACAAGATAGGTCTGCAACAATTttaatagcacacgcagtgcaagtattattttaaacatcaaagtTCTATGACATTATGATTTATAAATAAGACTTGCACTGCGTGGGCTATCAAAATGGTTGCAGACTTACCGTGGTCTATCTCTAGGATCTTATAGCCAATCAGGGCCTCGCAAACGCCTGCCGGGCACTTGTCTGTTATGCTTTaatgcaagttgcttatcaagCGCTTCTGTGACCAACGCTAAGGAAACGTACGAGCGCGCTCCTTAATTATGCAATGggtagtacagtcacgtctgaaaatatcgatacgaaaatagtgccaaaaatatgtatacactaccttaatatatgggcaataaagtcgtgtgtacatatttttggcactttcttcgtatcgatattgtcagacgtgaccgtacctcaAGGTTTAAGTTACAATGGCTAagcaaagtacagtcagcatcaaaagtagcgtatgaaacaacgcgccatcattatctgatattccgaataACTTTTCTAAATGTAGGTAAATCTGTAAAATTCAAATCCATAAGTATATATCTTAGAGTCTAAatggttctttttttttatactacgtcggtggcaaacaagcatacggcctgcctaatggtaagcagtatccgtagcctatgtacgcctgcaactcgtacgagttacatgcgcgttgccgaccctaacgggggttagggtcggcaacgcgcatgtaactcctcggGAGGGAGGGAGGTGGGAGGggtcccaccctcgttgagctctggcaaccttactcaccggcaggaacacaacactaaatatagaaccatcactttttgttaagctgttaccgaatggtagaaacttttgaagcgttgtttgatccgctacttttgatgctgactgtactacgtaCCTGCGCTCCATCGTAACCATAATAACACGCAGCCTAGAGTGTCTTCCTGGTTAtagtagtgaccttgcctacgaaacaggaggtcgcgggtttaaatctcctttatttgtgtgtttatcgcAATATGTTCCTGAGCTATGAATGTTTTCCATATCAATATTTAAGTATCTGTAAGTATacatcgtcgtctagtacccacaacacaggcCTCATTGAGCTTACGTGGGACTTATTCGATTAATATAAAATTGtcaaataatatgtatttgttaCTGAAATTGTTAATCTCAAGCTGAAGACCTCGGTAGTAACCCAGCAGGTCATGCCACCACTCAAAGACCTGTCTGTGTTATCAGTAATTTAGGATGCGCCGGACTCTGCCCGTCGGCCCGCTATCTCCGCAATTAGTCAAGCAATTATTGATACTCTAATTGGCCAGTTACAGGTTGTaagatggatggatggatggtcGGTGGTCAGACAAGTGCGGATCCCAATTAACCCCGGGCAGGGCAATAAACTGGAACCGTTTCGATTATCGCAACTTTGTTTTTGATTGCTTTTGTCTTTCGCTTGACCGAGGGTCTTTAATTTTAAGTGGCTtctttagaatttattctagcgatatgtagaatagaatagagaatagagagcgtttattcgtggcaaaataaaaaagaaaacaacaagtaacataaCATGTGTAACTTGcaagtttatttattacttattattaaacttCTTTGTGacagtttattttatgtacattGTTTGTACACCATCGTCTATACTATTAATTGGATCCAATTTCTTATGGAAAAGTATCCAAtctacaaaaaactgtcaactGAATTTGaactttctttaaaaaaattatttaagtaggtaggtattttttgtcaaatttaagAGGATCCTTTTCGCGGTTGTGAACCGCTTCGTCCACAATCTTATTTCGTCAGCTTTTTAAATCGTCTACAACGCCATGTCGTCAGCATAAGATTCCTAAAACGTCAGCTTCCTAACTCGTCCACTTTACTATTTTGACTACAGTCCCAGATCGTCTACATTCCTATTTTTACCACAGTTccacactagactctactcatagggttgtgttcctgccggtgagtaaggttgccagagcacaacaaggggggggggggggggggggttgctagggtcggcaacgcacatgaaactcctctggagttgcaggcgtacataggctacggagactgcttaccatcaggcgggccgtatgcttgtttgccaccgacgtactattaaaaaaaaagtgccgACTTGTCAACATTATTGTACCAACCATTATCCTGACTGccttttataaaatacttccATTTACTTTTGCATTGCTGATTTTTTAGGGAAAAGTTTTGTATGCCTGTAATTTAGACCTCCACCAATCTAGCACTGTGGGCCACATAGGAATGTGGACGACTCAGAACAATGGACCATATGACATTAATACCAAGTTAAAAAGGTAACGAAATATCGTGGATGAAGCGGTCCCAAGCCCTTTTAGCTAAACTATACGTACAATTAATACTTAAACCTTGTTGTAAAGAAATTTTCAACAATGGACATCGAGCGTTGCTGTTAGTAATGAACTAAACGTCTATAGTTTTACGTGTATagttgtaggtacttaagtagACTAAAATTACACGAAAATTGATAAAGGTTATTATGTGAAACAAAGTCTTTCTTGAATACGGATAATGCTTCTTGTATAGCCAGCATCAataatagcggatgaaacaactgCGTCCCACCgtgttcgagcgccaaacttaCTCGACGGGAATAAGTGCCTTTCATTCCTTGGTTCACATTAAGCTCGTAGAGAGTGGTAGATAATTTTGACGCGTATTCTGACTGGTTACTTTTGACGCTACCTATAACTACTTCTTCTTGACATAATGTGTGGATTATAGGTACTCAGTAGATGTCATGAAGTGTGTGTTTGATTGTTGAACAGTGAGCATCATAGTCCAAGACGCGGAGAGCTCCGGCTCGGGCGGG harbors:
- the LOC133515699 gene encoding lipid storage droplets surface-binding protein 1 isoform X1; translated protein: MSAEYSARITVTGGMGGNGDVYKRTFNGSCAVGLKKGKGSIAQRAEAYLQAVSKSQGPSPKVTASSKPQLPRLEVVSRVAAIPIVESGIGVTEKIYFRIKESNPLFRWYLSLYEKTLSTGVQLALPAVQLLESPIHQLDRFLCASLDVVEKRVPSIHLPPQTMYSETRQYVLRRADSVKQLGTAVLDSRVTCATASALDRALSTADKYVDKYLPPDTKDPVDVSIIVQDAESSGSGGRAAAAQAVQHGARLRRKLQRRLTRQALAEAKAIREQIHVLVYVAELVATDPVLAWKKAKELYSSLSQPEPENQARPETLEQLVVLLARETARKMVHLVNYTHTDLPRNVSTGLAVVTKHLSGAADALLKTVTRAHKMGLHKMRHRRWLKGNTAVRAGGRVSLTRCDFKHVVNSRLMLPQLPTRTQLSRPQIIFILMSVYVIILIILYSL
- the LOC133515699 gene encoding lipid storage droplets surface-binding protein 1 isoform X2, with product MSAEYSARITVTGGMGGNGDVYKRTFNGSCAVGLKKGKGSIAQRAEAYLQAVSKSQGPSPKVTASSKPQLPRLEVVSRVAAIPIVESGIGVTEKIYFRIKESNPLFRWYLSLYEKTLSTGVQLALPAVQLLESPIHQLDRFLCASLDVVEKRVPSIHLPPQTMYSETRQYVLRRADSVKQLGTAVLDSRVTCATASALDRALSTADKYVDKYLPPDTKDPVDVSIIVQDAESSGSGGRAAAAQAVQHGARLRRKLQRRLTRQALAEAKAIREQIHVLVYVAELVATDPVLAWKKAKELYSSLSQPEPENQARPETLEQLVVLLARETARKMVHLVNYTHTDLPRNVSTGLAVVTKHLSGAADALLKTLPVDSALAEVRSWRSKLEQLLHQLQASSKVYLEHLAIFLAGNEEREKIAPRSSLDQREDLAAINGVN
- the LOC133515699 gene encoding lipid storage droplets surface-binding protein 1 isoform X3 encodes the protein MSAEYSARITVTGGMGGNGDVYKRTFNGSCAVGLKKGKGSIAQRAEAYLQAVSKSQGPSPKVTASSKPQLPRLEVVSRVAAIPIVESGIGVTEKIYFRIKESNPLFRWYLSLYEKTLSTGVQLALPAVQLLESPIHQLDRFLCASLDVVEKRVPSIHLPPQTMYSETRQYVLRRADSVKQLGTAVLDSRVTCATASALDRALSTADKYVDKYLPPDTKDPVDVSIIVQDAESSGSGGRAAAAQAVQHGARLRRKLQRRLTRQALAEAKAIREQIHVLVYVAELVATDPVLAWKKAKELYSSLSQPEPENQARPETLEQLVVLLARETARKMVHLVNYTHTDLPRNVSTGLAVVTKHLSGAADALLKMRPRGSALAELARLSLSLHLRVVTAPLPPQ